The DNA segment acttatacctggtttgctaaccaaacaaggtattaaggtggtattaaatttttatactatCCTTATActttcttatacctcataccaaacgacccctaaattgGCAAAGGAACAATATAGTAAGAATTAATTTATACCCACCATCTATTATTTTTTAGAGTGATAAATTaagataagaaaatatatatatatatatatatatatatatatatatatatatatatatatataatatcttACTCCCTCAGATTGACTATCTTCTTCTCAGGAGATGTGACAGAGGGTTGTACAAGGATTGCAAGGTTAATCTAGGTGAGATCCTCGCGACgcaacataggcttttggtgatggacgtCAATATAATggtaaggaggaagaagaggtttaTACGAGGATGACCAAGGATCAGGTGGGGTGCcctaactaaggataaagctcaggAGTTGGGAGGAAGGTTATCAGCTATGGGAGCCTGGAAGAGTAGTGGGGACGCGAGCATTAAGTGATCGACGATGGCGGACTGTATAAGGGAAGCGGCGAAAGAAATGTTAGGGGTCTCGTCGCGCTACTCTGGTGGGCACAAAGGcaactggtggtggaatgaagtggtccaaggtaaagtggaagcgaagaaggcggCGTACATgaagttagtagggagcactagCGAGGAGGAGAGGAGAGCGAACAGTGAGAGGTATAAGGTTGCTAAGAAGAAGGCGAAGCTggcggtcacggaggctaagactACGGCTTTTACTCATCTGTACGAGAAATTAGGGGATAAAGACGGAGAAAATAAGTTATTCCGGCTGGCCAAGGCGAGAGACAGGAaggctcgggatctggaccaagtgaggtgcatcaaaaACGAGGACGGTAGAGTATTGATGGGGAGGACCAGATTAAGcggagatggcagacctactttcctAAACTTCTGAATGAAGAAAAGGGTCGGGAAATTGTGCTAGGTAAATTGGGGCATTTTGAGAGTCACCGTGACTTTAGGTATTGTAGGCGCATTAAAGTTGCGGAGGTCGTGGAGGCTATGAGATGAgtaggggcagagctaccgggagTATAATTTtagaggtgtgtgggtagagtaGGTTTGGAGTGACTGACTAGGTTGTTTAATGTTGTTTTCGGGACGAAGAAGATGCCAGAGGAGCGAAGGTGGAGTACGGTTGTTCCATtatacaagaacaaaggtgatatccatagttgtaacaactataggggtatcaaattactgagtcatactataaacgtttgggagagggtggtagaAGTGAGGGTGGGGAGGACTGGGTTTATTTTAGACAATCAGTTCGGGTTCATACCGGGGCGTTCTACTGCAGGAGCTATCCATCTTATTAGGAGATTAGTGGAACAGTAcaaggataggaagaaggatcttcacatggtgtttattgatctggagaaaacGTATGATAAGGTTCCTAGAGAGGTTCTATGGAGATGTCTGAAGTCAAAAGGTGTGTCATTTCTTACATTATggtgattaaggatatgtatgatggagctaagacttgGGTTAGGATAGTGGGAGGCGACTTAGAGCATTTTTTTCGATTGTTATAGGGTACACCAAggatctgcgctcagcccattcctatttgcccctggtgatggatgcactgacacTCCATATTCAAGGAAGGTGGTAtagtgtatgttatttgctgagACATATTTTTGATTGATAAGACAcaaggcggcgtcaacgagaggctggAGGCTTGGAGACAGgcccttgagtctaagggtttcaagttgagcaggactaagaTGGAATATCTAGAGTGTAAATTCAGCATCGAGCCAACGGAAGCAGTATTGGACGTGAGGCTTGGAtcacaagtcatccccaagaggGGCAATTCCAAGTACCTTGGATCGATTATACAGGAAATGGgaagattgacgaggatgtcacacaccgtatatgGATGGGGTAGATAAAGTGGATGTTAACgtctggagtcctgtgtgacaagaaagtaccaccgatactcaaaggtaagttttattgagcggtggttagaccggctatgttgtatggggctgagtgttatccagttaagaactcacatatccaaaagataAAAGTAGCATAAGTGAGGATGTTGAGGTAGATGTGCAGGCACACTAAGATGGATAAGATTAGTAATGAAGATATTCAGGAAAAAGTGGGCATGACTCCATGGATGACAAGCTGCGGGAAGCAATgttcagatggttcgggcacgtttAGAGGAGAAGCCCAAATGCCCAGTAAGGAGGTGCGAGCGACTGGCTTTGGTGGGTACGAGAAAAGATAGAGggtggcctaagaagtattggggaaaggtgatcaggcaggacatgacgaAAGTTCAGATtaccgaggacatggccctagacagaaagttgtggaggtcgagtattaaggtcgtaggttaggaggtagttgtgCATATTTCTATGGCGCACCGGAGTGAGGCTAGTCTATTAGATTTTATCTTAGAATGGTAGTGGTTAATGTTGAGTTTACATTACTCTTTCGTTCTTCATAGTGTCGAGCTTTATCTACTGGttattgtttatctttttatCTATGTTCTTGTGATGTTGCTATTtctttttatgatttttattgaTGGTacgaacatatattttttgtcttcttttcGTCTTTTTGAGTCGAGGgcctatcggaaacaacctctctaccccctcgggataggggtaaggtttgcgtacacactaccctccctagaccctaCTAGTAGAATTTCACTGGGTCGTCGTTGTTGTAAGGTAGTTTGATTCAGTATTTTGAAGTTTGTAATGTTAAAAGTTTATGAGGTAAAAGCCTTGTGAGCTATGACACTTGTATTGCTATATAAACTTCTCAATAAGGGTAAAATatgcaaaataaaaataaatactaTGATAATGTAAATTTATAATTAATTGATAAAATTTACGTATAAATCACATGCCATCCACTTATTAGTTTTGGTGCTTAATTAGATACAAGTATTTGCTCGCACCAATGACCTATTGCATACAAAAATCTTTATTGATACCAATAAAGTATCTATGGAAAACCTTCTTGTGCATGCATTGAATCATGTTAATTTATTACGATTaagtaaataattaataaaatacgtattaattaattattattaGAGTATGACCTTTTTAGGTACCATTAAATTATTGCGTACCTAAAGTACTCTTTTGGATATTCTCAGATAGGAAGCATATTAATGTTATGTAGGTATAAATTGCTCTTTGAAATTAAAGAAAGtgcaaacaaaaacaaaaataatagatttagctccccccccccccccaggtTTTTCAACTTTACTGCAATGGGCCCAAAATCCATTGAATGAAGTGTTTTTTTGGTTAAAATTGAATGAAGTAAGCTTAATATTTAATATTTATCTGTAGACAAAAAAGCAAGCTCTCTTTTGTACGGTGATGAAAAAACAAGAGATTCCAAACAGAAAGAGACAACCCTTTATTGTTCGTCAACTCACTGCTCAAGTGGTCATTTTCAAtaatttattatttcttttttagccttttaatttCTTTCTAGTAGTATTTATAAACGTGCGTTACACGTTAATAATGACACATGATGGTTTAAacatttaaattatttaaatatcaaaaaatattattacattagcataataccTTAATTCAAAATGAAAGGACATCATCAGAACTTACATAAATAATCAATTTAGTcatgttagttagataattatgtattatagtttaaaagtatttaatgtGATGGTATCTTACTGAACATTTCTTTGTAGACGATGTTATTTAGTGTATGTTTCCTTCTAATACTTTGGTTGATCTGCCATAACCAGAACTCTTGTTGTCGATATTGATATccctcttgaaagtgcaacacaTAGTTGTTCGTGTAAGAAAATAAAATGCGGTAAATATAGTCAAATATTTAGGATGTTTGCCTTTGTGTTTTATTTATTACCGAAAATTATTTACACACAAATTTAAAGTATATTCTTTAGTTTAGGAAGACAAAAGTTGAATTCGGGGATAAAATATACTTAGAACATATTGATCAGTATCATAATTTTTAAATGTATGACGTTATTGTAAAAACTTTTAAATACCATCCATGTgctattacataagctattcAGCGGATCTAAGTTTTTCAGTAGCATGACgggcatatttttcttcaaaatcaatctATATGCAatgaaaaattaattttaacttagtctattatatatacgTGACATTAACATAGATAAGGAAAaataaacttgacaacaaacTTGTATGGTAGAAGGtcatttggtattaaagtatttaagtattcttcttggtaATAATTGTTGATATCATTTTCTACTGAGTCAAAAACTGAAAAATACTTTATTTTTACCATAAAACTTCGCAATCAACTTTTTTATTTAGTTGACCAACATATTCATTTTTGCTAGCTAAAATAACTTTTTAATTTCTATCATGCAATTTGCACAAATTGCGTTTTAATCTAATGATGGAAATATTTCCTTTATTAAATACACTACCATTACCATTAGGGTTGATAACTAAGTGTTTTAGAAGAACCAAATTCATCTTTAATTGGATGCTCTTCTTTGTTTCCGCCATGAAGCAAGAAGTCACCGAATACTGGATTcgtttttactttatatttcttgtcagttgaatctttttcatttgatgccataagtataattttggcaagGTAGTACAGTCTCTTCTTTCGTCGATTTTGGAACTACTGGTAGTACTTGACAGAAATCACCGTCCAAATCATTAGTTTTCACCAAACAGTTCATTGATATTTAATATATCTCTAGAACTCCGGGCATTATTTCGATCATTTGACACTTAGCCATAAGCGCTTCATCCCATATTATCAATTATGCTTTCCTTTTAATTTAGCACCATTGCTCTGCTTTGTTATATTTGTGATGCTTATTTCAGTTGTTTGAAGAGatatatcaaatctaaagtgaGTGACCTCATACTCCTTGTTGGTACAACACTTGTTATTATTGCTAACAGTATCATGCATGTTGGtatgatatttgcaagtaatAGACGacatagaaaaattattttgattcTGTCGGAGGCATCTACAAAGGATAATCCCCCTATACCAGAGTCGactctttataatatagtcttgaaagcttgttcttgtttaagatttagctttgattgtgcttccCTAGATACTTGTATGACAATTTGATTCTTAATACTATGCTAACCTTTTTTACTTTGTGATCTAGTTTTTTTAATCTCTAACGctctttttatggaataaatttatgtaccctaagattttttttaacttgaaaaataattttactcgtATGATGAATTTTaaaataattgaattggattctcttgttaaataattaattgaaagatttaattatttggtCTTAACATaagaaataatttattttatgttaattagattcttaatattagttcatctcttcttttgaatatttaatcttaattataattttatccatcataaattttattttcaaaaagtaAAAAGATCGATCTAACATTTCACTCTTAGATCTTTATATTTGCAGAATCATTACTGCTATTGACTCTTACGAATCATTTTTTTATCTTTCTTAAATATTCTTAAATATTTCTCAATTGTTGTTTAATAACTAgtatatttttcaatattacacgaaaattgataagaaaaaatattatttgactaggaaaatagttcaaatataatataaaaatatatcgtGGGaatttatttttctcaatttcaacgtTTTATGCAATCAATTTAACATTACTTTTATCTTTTTTTGGTATTGGAAATTATGAAGTGGGAGTGTGTTGCCAATACGGAGATccttatgaaattgattttattaaactTTCCTAAATATTTTTTAATAAGAATGTAATAGACAAAATTTTACTAATTTTCaaatcttaaatattaaataaattaacaTATAAGGTATTGTAATCCAAAAAATAGGCTATTGCAGTTATGTCCTTTCCCTATGTGTACTTCTGTTTAATATTTTATGGCTATTTTGGTTAATCAATAttatattcgtgcttttataataatatataaaagatatagatagatatagacactttttttatataaatttgaACAAAATAATACATTATCAAATTATATAAGTAATG comes from the Nicotiana sylvestris chromosome 4, ASM39365v2, whole genome shotgun sequence genome and includes:
- the LOC138889443 gene encoding uncharacterized protein, translated to MADCIREAAKEMLGVSSRYSGGHKGNWWWNEVVQGKVEAKKAAYMKLVGSTSEEERRANSERYKVAKKKAKLAVTEAKTTAFTHLYEKLGDKDGENKLFRLAKARDRKARDLDQVRCIKNEDGRVLMGRTRLSGDGRPTFLNF